From a single Aspergillus puulaauensis MK2 DNA, chromosome 2, nearly complete sequence genomic region:
- a CDS encoding bZIP transcription factor JlbA/IDI-4 (COG:S;~EggNog:ENOG410PTQE;~InterPro:IPR004827;~PFAM:PF00170,PF07716;~go_function: GO:0003700 - DNA-binding transcription factor activity [Evidence IEA];~go_process: GO:0006355 - regulation of transcription, DNA-templated [Evidence IEA]), with translation MFPGDPVSSSTFDQFQDLSTTTGYPTSNITTADDIDWTALGCLPGSGNGLSEPPANSLESQSQGFSSVDSPELPFDHNQPTITTTAPSTTHTATSTPTTHSTHSSQMPSATSTLPTPSPASRESSPKENPSRISKRQLNTMAARRYRQRRLDRMTQLEEELEAIKRERDELKMRVSKLEGETEALRSMAKEKS, from the exons ATGTTCCCTGGGGACCCCGTTTCGTCATCAACCTTCGATCAATTCCAGGATCtatcgacgacgacgggCTACCCGACAAGCAATATAACAACGGCGGACGACATCGACTGGACGGCCCTGGGCTGCTTGCCCGGTTCTGGAAACGGACTGAGCGAGCCTCCTGCCAATAGTCTCGagagtcagagtcagggTTTCTCTAGCGTTGACTCTCCTG AACTCCCGTTCGATCACAACCAACCCACAATAACCACCACAGCGCCTTCCACCACCCATACcgcaacctcaacaccaacgacACACTCAACCCACTCAAGCCAAATGCCCTCGGCAACCTCGACCCTCCCCACTCCATCCCCCGCCTCCCGCGAGTCCTCACCAAAGGAGAACCCCTCACGCATCTCAAAGCGCCAgctcaacaccatggccgcaaGACGCTaccgccagcgccgcctcGACCGGATGACCcagctcgaggaagagctggaggccATCAAGCGCGAACGTGACGAGTTGAAGATGCGTGTTTCCAAACTTGAGGGGGAGACCGAGGCACTCAGGAGTatggccaaggagaagagttAG
- the gpi10 gene encoding putative glycosylphosphatidylinositol-alpha 1,2 mannosyltransferase (BUSCO:EOG09260UJK;~CAZy:GT22;~COG:G;~EggNog:ENOG410PJAY;~InterPro:IPR039521,IPR005599;~PFAM:PF03901;~TransMembrane:9 (i59-78o144-165i243-266o278-298i310-327o339-358i370-390o396-420i432-463o);~go_function: GO:0000026 - alpha-1,2-mannosyltransferase activity [Evidence IEA];~go_function: GO:0004376 - glycolipid mannosyltransferase activity [Evidence IEA];~go_function: GO:0016757 - transferase activity, transferring glycosyl groups [Evidence IEA];~go_process: GO:0006506 - GPI anchor biosynthetic process [Evidence IEA]) codes for MSSTRRSNPRATSSSSSSVGVLTPPPSSPPPPTRLRPPSPSHDASSSSLPSPSSPSSNILLLLIAFRLVNALTVRTFFQPDEFFQSLEPAWKIAFGGDQGPWITWEWEHQLRSSLHPLIFAAVYSTADHVARTLGLFPAFRADLLIAAPGITQAVIAAVGDFYTWKLARYIYGRGSYESWATLALTVVSPWQWFCSTRTLSNCLETTITIVALYQWPWQWAKDLGSATNKDTRGISISKLRQCLLLAAFACILRPTNVIIWISLAVDALLRSTWTQRLVLAREALLCGPSVLALSTVADRFFYGFWTFPPLRFLYFNVAQSLAVFYGKNDWSYYASQGYPLLLTTALPFTVVGLYRTLKNPPSIAKDKASILVLLASVSLEMPAILSIITHKEVRFIYPLLPALHILSASPLVDFFLPALQTTDREYTPRRLTLIFLLLVNVVIAAYTTLFHATGVISVLSYLREQHQAHGIANSASVPGSGSALSYGGITAGFLMPCHSTPWRSHLVEPTIHAWALSCEPPVNLTEDEKAVYLDEADQFYENPNQFLRDNMVGGFRQIPRRPSYLTPPNSQRPPTQLFPPHEWPDYLIFFAQLEPTLKSSLRSSSYGECWRTHNTAWHDDWRRRGDVVVWCLDHTEQQAWRAEKQKRVLEARELQFDRLIQSFRSDVAPSSKTWAPWKQWSSPFSRKTSSWTWPWDRRKRPTVFGYEVPTLPNWNPFRGEKKKRGLLKDFWF; via the exons ATGTCCTCCACTCGTCGATCCAACCCCCGTGCgacttcatcgtcgtcttcctctgtCGGTGTTCTGACgccgcctccctcctccccgcctccCCCTACGCGCCTGAGGCCGCCATCCCCCAGTCACGAcgcgtcctcgtcctcgttgccatccccgtcgtcgccgtcctcgaacatcctcctcctccttatCGCCTTCCGTCTCGTCAACGCCCTGACTGTCCGTACATTTTTCCAGCCCGATGAGTTCTTCCAGTCGCTGGAGCCCGCGTGGAAGATCGCGTTTGGCGGGGACCAAGGCCCCTGGATAACTTGG GAATGGGAACACCAGCTGAGATCCTCACTCCATCcgctcatcttcgccgccgtGTATTCCACCGCCGACCACGTTGCGCGAACTCTCGGTCTCTTCCCCGCATTCCGCGCTgacctcctcatcgccgccccCGGTATAACCCAGGCCGTTATTGCCGCCGTCGGCGATTTCTACACTTGGAAGCTAGCTCGGTATATTTATGGGCGTGGGAGCTATGAATCTTGGGCCACG CTTGCGTTGACCGTCGTCAGTCCGTGGCAGTGGTTCTGTTCTACCAGGACTCTGTCCAACTGCCTTGAGACTACGATCACAATTGTCGCTCTGTACCAGTGGCCGTGGCAATGGGCCAAAGATTTAGGATCCGCGACAAACAAAGACACTCGGGGCATTAGCATCTCCAA ATTACGCCAATGCCTCCTTCTAGCCGCGTTTGCCTGCATCCTGCGCCCGACGAATGTTATTATCTGGATAAGCTTGGCTGTTGATGCCTTGCTCCGAAGTACCTGGACGCAGCGGCTGGTCCTTGCCCGAGAGGCTCTTCTCTGCGG GCCATCCGTTCTAGCCTTGTCCACCGTCGCTGATCGGTTCTTCTATGGTTTCTGGACGTTTCCACCACTGAGATTCCTATACTTCAATGTTGCCCAGTCTCTCGCAGTATTCTACGGAAAGAATGACTGGAGTTACTACGCCTCGCAGGGATACCCTCTTCTCCTCACCACCGCGCTGCCGTTCACGGTCGTCGGCTTGTATCGGACCCTGAAGAACCCGCCGTCAATCGCAAAGGACAAAGCTTCGATTCTGGTCCTGCTTGCATCTGTCTCCTTGGAGATGCCTGCTATTCTTTCTATCATCACTCACAAAGAAGTTCGATTTATATACCCCCTACTGCCGGCGCTCCACATTCTTAGCGCCTCGCCGTTGGTGGATTTCTTTCTCCCCGCATTGCAAACCACGGACCGCGAGTATACTCCACGACGTCTCACTCTCATTTTTCTGCTCTTGGTGAACGTCGTTATTGCAGCGTATACAACTCTCTTCCATGCGACTGGGGTTATATCAGTCCTATCGTACCTCAGAGAACAACACCAGGCACATGGAATCGCGAATTCAGCCTCAGTGCCCGGTTCTGGAAGCGCATTAAGCTATGGTGGAATCACTGCAGGCTTCCTCATGCCTTGTCATAGCACACCCTGGCGCTCACACCTAGTAGAGCCCACCATTCATGCCTGGGCCCTGTCCTGTGAACCCCCTGTTAACCTAACAGAAGATGAAAAGGCGGTTTACCTCGACGAAGCAGACCAGTTTTATGAAAACCCCAACCAGTTCCTCCGCGACAATATGGTCGGCGGTTTCCGACAAATCCCACGACGACCCTCTTACTTGACTCCTCCGAACTCCCAACGACCACCCACCCAGCTCTTCCCACCCCACGAATGGCCAGATTATCTCATTTTCTTCGCGCAGCTCGAACCAACCCTGAAGAGCTCCCTCCGAAGCTCCTCGTACGGCGAGTGCTGGCGCACACACAATACCGCCTGGCACGACGATTGGCGCCGTCGCGGCGATGTCGTAGTCTGGTGTCTCGACCACACCGAGCAACAAGCCTGGCGGGCCGAGAAGCAAAAGCGCGTACTGGAGGCCCGCGAGCTTCAATTCGACCGGCTCATCCAGAGTTTCCGAAGCGACGTTGCCCCATCATCAAAGACATGGGCTCCATGGAAGCAATGGTCCTCCCCCTTCTCAAGAAAGACGTCGTCATGGACATGGCCTTGGGATCGGCGGAAACGGCCGACAGTTTTTGGGTACGAGGTACCTACGCTGCCGAATTGGAATCCGTTCCgcggggaaaagaagaagcggggCCTGCTGAAGGACTTTTGGTTCTAA